One Curtobacterium sp. MCLR17_007 DNA window includes the following coding sequences:
- a CDS encoding cytochrome c, translating into MFNRTKTKKGRRSPMATVSLIVVGLMTTGGAYALFSSSANADDSVSTVAASSQSQVNQGEKLFASNCATCHGLSAQGTGEGPSLIGVGAASVDFQVGTGRMPMAASGPQAEEKPSQFTDEQVDQLAAYVASLGPGPAVPSTTLTKGGGDAAEGAELFRINCAMCHNVAGAGGALTEGKYAPKLTDVSGKHIYEAMLTGPQNMPVFNDLNITPEQKADIITYLKYVQDNSSPGGFGLGAIGPVAEGLFIWIFGLGAVVAMTVWLTAKSN; encoded by the coding sequence ATGTTCAACAGAACCAAGACCAAGAAGGGCCGTCGCTCGCCGATGGCGACCGTCTCCCTCATCGTCGTGGGTCTCATGACCACCGGCGGGGCCTACGCGCTGTTCAGCTCGTCGGCCAACGCCGACGACAGCGTCAGCACCGTGGCGGCCTCGAGCCAGTCGCAGGTGAACCAGGGCGAGAAGCTCTTCGCCTCGAACTGCGCGACGTGCCACGGCCTGTCCGCCCAGGGCACCGGCGAAGGCCCCTCGCTCATCGGTGTCGGCGCCGCGTCGGTCGACTTCCAGGTGGGCACCGGCCGCATGCCGATGGCCGCCTCGGGCCCCCAGGCAGAAGAGAAGCCGTCACAGTTCACCGACGAGCAGGTCGACCAGCTCGCGGCCTACGTCGCCTCGCTGGGCCCCGGCCCCGCCGTCCCGTCCACGACGCTGACCAAGGGCGGCGGTGACGCAGCCGAGGGCGCCGAGCTCTTCCGCATCAACTGCGCCATGTGCCACAACGTCGCAGGCGCCGGTGGCGCACTGACCGAGGGCAAGTACGCGCCGAAGCTCACGGACGTCTCCGGCAAGCACATCTACGAGGCGATGCTCACCGGCCCGCAGAACATGCCGGTGTTCAACGACCTGAACATCACGCCGGAGCAGAAGGCCGACATCATCACGTACCTCAAGTACGTGCAGGACAACTCCTCGCCCGGTGGCTTCGGCCTCGGTGCCATCGGTCCGGTGGCCGAGGGTCTGTTCATCTGGATCTTCGGACTGGGCGCGGTCGTCGCGATGACCGTCTGGCTCACCGCGAAGTCCAACTGA
- the trpD gene encoding anthranilate phosphoribosyltransferase: MSDLLTWPAVISALMAREDLTIRQSTWAMEEIVRGHATDAQIAGFAVALRAKGETVDEVVGFRDAILDAAVPLDVDPMALDIVGTGGDVVGTVNVSTMAAIVIAAAGVPVVKHGNRASSSKSGSSDVLAALGLDLTMDATRVADTFRRVGLTFAFASAFHPGFAHAAPVRREIGVPTVFNFLGPLVNPARCEANAVGVAQLELVPIITGVFQTRGATALVFRGDDGLDELTTTGHSHIWEVTGGRITEHDLDPRDLGIARARTEDLLGGEPAENAAIVRRVLAGETGPVRDIVLLNAAAGLVSFRLAQDPSQWDRPVLQRFREQLLVAAEAIDSGAAERKLADWVGAAPVA, encoded by the coding sequence ATGTCCGACCTCCTGACCTGGCCCGCCGTCATCAGCGCCCTCATGGCGCGCGAGGACCTGACGATCAGGCAGTCCACATGGGCCATGGAGGAGATCGTCCGTGGGCACGCCACCGACGCGCAGATCGCGGGCTTCGCGGTGGCACTCCGGGCGAAGGGGGAGACCGTCGACGAGGTCGTCGGCTTCCGTGACGCGATCCTCGATGCCGCCGTTCCGCTGGACGTGGACCCGATGGCGCTCGACATCGTGGGCACCGGCGGGGACGTCGTCGGCACCGTCAACGTCTCGACGATGGCGGCCATCGTGATCGCGGCCGCGGGGGTCCCCGTCGTCAAGCACGGCAACCGCGCGAGCTCGTCGAAGTCCGGCTCGAGCGACGTGCTCGCCGCGCTCGGCCTCGACCTGACGATGGACGCGACGCGCGTAGCGGACACCTTCCGACGCGTCGGGCTGACCTTCGCCTTCGCGAGTGCGTTCCACCCCGGGTTCGCGCACGCCGCACCGGTCCGCCGCGAGATCGGTGTGCCCACGGTGTTCAACTTCCTCGGGCCGCTCGTCAACCCGGCCCGGTGCGAGGCCAACGCCGTCGGTGTGGCGCAGCTCGAGCTCGTGCCGATCATCACGGGCGTGTTCCAGACGCGTGGGGCGACGGCACTCGTGTTCCGCGGTGACGACGGGCTCGACGAGCTCACCACCACCGGACACAGCCACATCTGGGAGGTCACCGGCGGTCGCATCACGGAGCACGACCTCGATCCCCGCGACCTCGGGATCGCCCGCGCCCGCACCGAGGACCTGCTCGGGGGCGAGCCGGCCGAGAACGCCGCGATCGTCCGACGCGTCCTGGCGGGGGAGACCGGACCGGTGCGCGACATCGTCCTGCTCAACGCCGCTGCCGGACTGGTGTCCTTCCGGTTGGCGCAGGACCCGTCCCAGTGGGACCGTCCGGTCCTGCAGCGCTTCCGCGAGCAGCTCCTCGTCGCGGCCGAGGCGATCGACTCCGGTGCCGCCGAGCGCAAGCTCGCCGACTGGGTCGGCGCGGCGCCCGTCGCGTAG
- a CDS encoding MIP/aquaporin family protein, with protein sequence MDDIGVKFLSELVGTAMLIILGGGVVAAVSLKKSKGFGAGFLMVTIGWGFAVFTGVTVSYKSGGQLNPAVSLAQAILGNITVGAMLLFWLAQMIGAVIGAVIVWLAYKQHFDEEPDPAAKLGVFSTGPAIRSYGWNLVTEIVGTFVLVFTVIAFTNGKTPSELGAVPVAFLVIAIGVSLGGPTGYAINPARDLGPRIAHAFLPIKGKGSSDWSYAWVPVVGPLVGGAIAAGLSYALLPLA encoded by the coding sequence ATGGACGACATCGGCGTCAAGTTCCTGTCCGAGCTCGTCGGCACCGCGATGCTCATCATCCTGGGTGGTGGCGTGGTCGCCGCCGTCTCGCTCAAGAAGTCCAAGGGCTTCGGCGCAGGCTTCCTCATGGTCACGATCGGTTGGGGCTTCGCGGTCTTCACCGGCGTCACCGTGTCGTACAAGTCCGGCGGTCAGCTCAACCCCGCGGTCAGCCTGGCGCAGGCCATCCTCGGCAACATCACCGTGGGCGCGATGCTCCTCTTCTGGCTCGCCCAGATGATCGGTGCCGTGATCGGCGCCGTCATCGTCTGGCTCGCCTACAAGCAGCACTTCGACGAGGAGCCCGACCCGGCGGCCAAGCTCGGCGTCTTCTCGACCGGTCCGGCCATCCGGTCCTACGGCTGGAACCTCGTGACCGAGATCGTCGGCACGTTCGTCCTCGTGTTCACGGTCATCGCCTTCACGAACGGCAAGACCCCGTCCGAACTCGGGGCCGTCCCCGTCGCCTTCCTCGTGATCGCGATCGGTGTCTCCCTCGGTGGCCCGACCGGCTACGCGATCAACCCGGCCCGTGACCTCGGCCCGCGCATCGCCCACGCCTTCCTGCCCATCAAGGGCAAGGGCTCGAGCGACTGGTCCTACGCCTGGGTCCCGGTCGTCGGCCCGCTCGTCGGTGGTGCGATCGCCGCCGGCCTGTCGTACGCGCTCCTCCCCCTCGCCTGA
- the dhaL gene encoding dihydroxyacetone kinase subunit DhaL, with protein sequence MALDTAWAIDWVRRTAATIDEHRAELVTLDREIGDGDHGENLDRGFRAVLEAVDAGSFDTPGAVFKTVATKLISTVGGAAGPLFGTAYLKAAQAAGDATELDADTLVAVLTAARDGVVSRGKAAVGDKTMIDAWTPAVDAAATAAGAGESAERVLGAAADAAVTGAESTEPLVARKGRASYLGERAVGHRDPGAQSTAYILRAAVDAA encoded by the coding sequence TTGGCGCTCGACACCGCATGGGCCATCGACTGGGTGCGCCGCACCGCCGCGACGATCGACGAACACCGGGCTGAGCTCGTCACGCTCGACCGGGAGATCGGCGACGGGGACCACGGCGAGAACCTCGACCGTGGCTTCCGCGCCGTGCTCGAGGCCGTCGACGCCGGCTCGTTCGACACGCCGGGTGCGGTCTTCAAGACCGTCGCCACGAAGCTCATCTCCACGGTCGGCGGCGCGGCCGGACCACTGTTCGGCACCGCGTACCTGAAGGCGGCACAGGCCGCTGGCGACGCGACCGAACTCGACGCCGACACGCTGGTCGCCGTGCTCACCGCGGCGCGCGACGGCGTGGTCTCGCGCGGCAAAGCCGCTGTCGGCGACAAGACGATGATCGACGCGTGGACGCCGGCCGTCGACGCCGCGGCGACGGCTGCCGGCGCCGGCGAGTCGGCCGAGCGGGTGCTCGGGGCCGCGGCCGACGCCGCCGTCACCGGCGCCGAGTCGACCGAACCGCTCGTGGCGCGCAAGGGCCGGGCGAGCTACCTGGGGGAGCGCGCCGTCGGGCACCGCGACCCGGGTGCCCAGTCGACCGCGTACATCCTCCGCGCTGCTGTGGACGCGGCGTGA
- a CDS encoding TetR/AcrR family transcriptional regulator C-terminal domain-containing protein produces the protein MATTRGQATRARILAAAAGLLADRGPRALTVSDVARTAEVYPNQITHHFGSKDRLVVDAAFVRFLRDTTRLQAAGRRTSSPEAFGQVLARTALAMPSTALLVTALGLAQDDDALRERTATLLAVLFRQSERYLDRMLVEHGWTSEHGVPRDARTFWSAVFGAVLFATAGAAGGPSDLDVAATISIR, from the coding sequence ATGGCAACCACTCGGGGGCAGGCGACCAGGGCACGCATCCTGGCAGCGGCCGCGGGCCTGCTCGCCGACCGAGGGCCCCGCGCGCTCACCGTGAGCGACGTCGCTCGGACGGCCGAGGTGTACCCGAATCAGATCACGCACCACTTCGGTTCGAAGGACCGTCTGGTCGTCGATGCGGCCTTCGTCCGGTTCCTCCGCGACACGACACGGCTGCAGGCGGCCGGGCGTCGGACGTCGTCACCCGAGGCCTTCGGCCAGGTCCTCGCACGGACCGCGCTGGCGATGCCGTCGACCGCGCTGCTCGTGACGGCGCTCGGACTCGCACAGGACGACGACGCCCTGCGGGAACGGACCGCCACGCTGCTCGCGGTGCTGTTCCGGCAGTCGGAGCGCTACCTCGACCGGATGCTCGTCGAGCACGGTTGGACGAGCGAGCACGGCGTTCCCCGCGATGCCCGGACGTTCTGGAGCGCCGTGTTCGGCGCCGTCCTCTTCGCCACCGCGGGGGCGGCGGGTGGACCGTCCGACCTAGACGTCGCAGCGACGATCAGCATCCGCTGA
- the dhaK gene encoding dihydroxyacetone kinase subunit DhaK: MKKLINDPQDVVIETVRGFAAAHAGHVVLVEDPIHLRRADAPVAGKVGLVSGGGSGHEPLHAGFVGFGMLDAAVPGPVFTSPTPDPIVAATKAVDGGAGVLHIVKNYTGDVLNFETAAELAGMDDIRVETVVVDDDVAVQDSLYTAGRRGVAGTVVVEKCAGAAAERGDDLDAVAAVARHVNDVTRSMGLAIAPGTVPHAGEPSFTLGDDEAELGIGIHGEPGRERIAMAPVDQLVDRVLEPVLTDLAAPTGSRLLLFVNGMGGTPLSELYIIYRRAAEVLADRGFEVARSLVGDHVTSLEMQGFSLTVTVLDDDLTTLWDAPVETPALRWGR, encoded by the coding sequence ATGAAGAAGCTCATCAACGACCCGCAGGACGTCGTCATCGAGACCGTGCGCGGGTTCGCCGCGGCGCATGCCGGTCACGTCGTCCTGGTCGAGGACCCGATCCACCTGCGACGGGCCGATGCCCCGGTCGCGGGCAAGGTCGGCCTGGTCAGCGGCGGCGGCAGCGGGCACGAGCCCCTGCACGCCGGCTTCGTCGGGTTCGGCATGCTCGACGCCGCCGTCCCCGGTCCGGTGTTCACAAGCCCGACGCCGGACCCGATCGTCGCCGCCACCAAGGCCGTCGACGGCGGCGCCGGGGTGCTCCACATCGTCAAGAACTACACCGGCGACGTCCTGAACTTCGAGACCGCCGCTGAACTCGCCGGGATGGACGACATCCGGGTCGAGACCGTCGTGGTCGACGACGACGTCGCCGTGCAGGACTCGCTCTACACGGCCGGCCGCCGCGGTGTCGCCGGCACGGTCGTCGTCGAGAAGTGCGCCGGAGCGGCCGCCGAGCGCGGGGACGACCTCGACGCCGTCGCCGCCGTCGCCCGCCACGTCAACGACGTCACCCGCTCGATGGGCCTGGCGATCGCCCCCGGCACCGTCCCGCACGCGGGCGAACCGTCGTTCACCCTGGGCGACGACGAGGCGGAGCTCGGCATCGGCATCCACGGCGAACCGGGGCGCGAACGCATCGCGATGGCCCCGGTCGACCAGCTCGTCGACCGTGTGCTCGAACCGGTGCTGACCGACCTGGCGGCTCCGACCGGATCGCGGCTGCTGCTGTTCGTCAACGGGATGGGCGGGACCCCGCTGTCCGAGCTGTACATCATCTACCGGCGCGCCGCCGAGGTGCTGGCGGACCGGGGCTTCGAGGTCGCGCGTAGCTTGGTGGGCGACCACGTCACGTCCCTCGAGATGCAGGGGTTCTCGCTCACCGTCACGGTGCTCGACGACGACCTGACCACGCTCTGGGACGCTCCGGTCGAGACCCCCGCGCTGCGCTGGGGCCGCTGA
- the dhaM gene encoding dihydroxyacetone kinase phosphoryl donor subunit DhaM: MTVGILVVSHSAAIATGTVELARQMAADVPLVAAGGTEDGGIGTSFEAITAGIEELAGTDAVVVLCDLGSAYLTTDTALDFLDDELRARVHVSDAPIVEGAVAAAVAAQTGGDATAVLAAAASAAGSEADAGGASSPDLPGGPAAADETGAAAEAGASTTVELVNETGLHARPAAEFVKTAARYDAAVHVNGVDAKSLLGIMALALPKGATLTIEATGDDAQDAVDALDALVRSGFGEH, encoded by the coding sequence GTGACCGTCGGCATCCTGGTCGTCTCGCACAGCGCGGCGATCGCCACGGGGACCGTCGAGCTGGCTCGTCAGATGGCCGCCGACGTCCCCCTCGTGGCCGCCGGCGGCACGGAGGACGGCGGCATCGGGACCTCATTCGAGGCGATCACCGCGGGGATCGAGGAACTCGCGGGCACCGATGCGGTCGTCGTCCTGTGCGACCTCGGTTCGGCGTACCTGACGACGGACACGGCGCTCGACTTCCTCGACGACGAACTCCGCGCGCGTGTCCACGTGTCGGACGCGCCGATCGTCGAGGGTGCGGTCGCCGCTGCGGTGGCAGCGCAGACGGGTGGCGACGCCACCGCGGTGCTCGCTGCCGCCGCATCGGCCGCAGGCAGCGAGGCGGACGCGGGTGGGGCCTCCAGCCCGGACCTGCCTGGAGGACCCGCAGCGGCCGACGAGACCGGCGCGGCAGCCGAGGCGGGCGCGTCCACCACCGTCGAGCTGGTCAACGAGACCGGGTTGCACGCCCGGCCCGCGGCCGAGTTCGTGAAGACCGCCGCGCGGTACGACGCCGCCGTCCACGTCAACGGCGTCGACGCGAAGAGCCTGCTCGGGATCATGGCGCTGGCACTGCCGAAGGGCGCGACGTTGACGATCGAGGCGACCGGCGACGACGCCCAGGACGCCGTCGACGCGCTGGACGCACTCGTCCGGTCCGGGTTCGGCGAGCACTAG
- a CDS encoding heme-copper oxidase subunit III, whose product METVTSTPLSRPASGTVLNRPNPVAVGTIVWLGSEVMFFAGLFAIYFTLRSTSPELWAKETANLEVPFASVNTIILVLSSFACQFAVFAAERFQVHRTSWNPRDWGMTEWFFVTYCMGALFVCGQIFEYANLWHEGITLSSSAYGSAFYFTTGFHGLHVTGGLIAFLLTLGRGFAAKNFGHKEATTAIVVSYYWHFVDVVWIGLFAVIYLLK is encoded by the coding sequence ATGGAGACTGTGACAAGCACCCCTCTCTCCAGACCAGCCAGCGGTACGGTCCTCAACAGGCCGAACCCCGTTGCCGTGGGGACGATCGTGTGGCTGGGCAGCGAAGTGATGTTCTTCGCCGGCCTCTTCGCGATCTACTTCACGCTGCGGAGCACCTCCCCCGAGCTCTGGGCGAAGGAGACCGCCAACCTCGAAGTGCCCTTCGCCTCGGTGAACACGATCATCCTGGTGCTGTCCAGCTTCGCCTGCCAGTTCGCCGTCTTCGCTGCCGAGCGCTTCCAGGTGCACCGCACTAGCTGGAACCCGCGCGACTGGGGCATGACGGAGTGGTTCTTCGTCACCTACTGCATGGGCGCCCTGTTCGTCTGCGGCCAGATCTTCGAGTACGCCAACCTCTGGCACGAGGGCATCACGCTCTCCTCGAGTGCGTACGGCTCCGCGTTCTACTTCACCACCGGCTTCCACGGCCTGCACGTGACCGGCGGCCTGATCGCCTTCCTCCTGACCCTCGGCCGCGGCTTCGCCGCCAAGAACTTCGGGCACAAGGAAGCCACCACCGCCATCGTCGTGTCGTACTACTGGCACTTCGTCGACGTGGTCTGGATCGGCCTCTTCGCCGTCATTTACCTTCTCAAGTAG
- the glpK gene encoding glycerol kinase GlpK yields MADYIVAIDQGTTSTRAIVFDHSGSIISVGQKEHEQIFPRAGWVEHDPSEIWDNTREVIGQALSRADITRHDVAAVGITNQRETAVVWDKNTGKPVYNAIVWQDTRTQSIVDKLADGDTDRYKAIVGLPLATYFAGTKIMWILENVEGAREKAEAGDLLFGTTDTWVLWNLTGGTDGGVHKTDVTNASRTLFMDLETLQWRDDILADFGVPKAMLPEIVSSSEVYGHVESSNLLREVPIAGILGDQQAATFGQAAFDKGESKNTYGTGNFLIFNTGTDIVRSENGLLTTVGYKLGDQETHYALEGSIAVTGSLIQWLRDNLGIIQSAPEVEALAKTVEDNGGVYFVPAFSGLFAPYWRPDARGALVGLTRYVNKGHIARAALEATALQTREVLDAVNADSGVDLTELKVDGGMTANNELMQFQADMLNVPVVRPVVAETTALGAAYAAGLAVGFWANLDELRANWQEDRRWEPQLDATERERTLRLWKKAVTKTFDWVDEDVQ; encoded by the coding sequence ATGGCCGACTACATCGTCGCCATCGACCAGGGCACGACCAGCACCCGTGCCATCGTCTTCGACCACTCCGGTTCGATCATCTCCGTCGGACAGAAGGAACACGAGCAGATCTTCCCGCGCGCGGGATGGGTCGAGCACGACCCGAGCGAGATCTGGGACAACACCCGTGAGGTCATCGGCCAGGCACTGTCCCGCGCCGACATCACCCGCCACGACGTCGCGGCGGTCGGCATCACGAACCAGCGCGAGACCGCGGTCGTGTGGGACAAGAACACCGGCAAGCCGGTCTACAACGCGATCGTCTGGCAGGACACCCGCACGCAGTCGATCGTCGACAAGCTCGCCGACGGTGACACCGACCGCTACAAGGCCATCGTCGGCCTGCCGCTGGCGACGTACTTCGCCGGCACCAAGATCATGTGGATCCTCGAGAACGTCGAGGGTGCCCGCGAGAAGGCCGAGGCCGGCGACCTGCTGTTCGGCACCACCGACACCTGGGTCCTCTGGAACCTGACCGGTGGGACCGACGGCGGCGTGCACAAGACCGACGTCACCAACGCGTCGCGCACCCTGTTCATGGACCTCGAGACGCTGCAGTGGCGCGACGACATCCTCGCCGACTTCGGCGTCCCGAAGGCGATGCTGCCGGAGATCGTCAGCTCGTCCGAGGTGTACGGCCACGTCGAGTCCTCGAACCTGCTGCGCGAGGTCCCCATCGCGGGCATCCTCGGCGACCAGCAGGCTGCCACCTTCGGCCAGGCCGCGTTCGACAAGGGCGAGTCGAAGAACACCTACGGCACCGGCAACTTCCTGATCTTCAACACGGGCACGGACATCGTCCGCTCCGAGAACGGGCTGCTGACGACCGTCGGGTACAAGCTCGGCGACCAGGAGACGCACTACGCGCTCGAGGGCTCCATCGCCGTCACGGGGTCCCTGATCCAGTGGCTGCGTGACAACCTCGGCATCATCCAGAGCGCACCCGAGGTCGAGGCCCTGGCCAAGACCGTCGAGGACAACGGCGGCGTGTACTTCGTCCCCGCGTTCTCCGGGCTCTTCGCGCCGTACTGGCGTCCGGACGCCCGCGGTGCCCTGGTCGGCCTCACGCGGTACGTCAACAAGGGACACATCGCCCGTGCAGCGCTCGAGGCAACCGCCCTGCAGACCCGCGAGGTGCTCGATGCCGTGAACGCCGACTCCGGCGTGGACCTCACCGAGCTCAAGGTCGACGGCGGCATGACCGCGAACAACGAGCTCATGCAGTTCCAGGCGGACATGCTGAACGTCCCCGTCGTGCGGCCCGTCGTCGCCGAGACCACCGCGCTCGGCGCCGCCTACGCGGCCGGTCTCGCCGTGGGCTTCTGGGCGAACCTCGACGAGCTCCGTGCCAACTGGCAGGAGGACCGTCGCTGGGAGCCGCAGCTCGACGCCACGGAGCGCGAGCGCACGCTGCGCCTCTGGAAGAAGGCCGTCACGAAGACCTTCGACTGGGTCGACGAGGACGTCCAGTAG
- a CDS encoding Rieske 2Fe-2S domain-containing protein gives MAEHDDEAVTSSSAVEKHDSTAPVGTAVVPAEPFENPGEPPHRARRTDVDPKKQRLAERQVATFFYLSIVGSVLSIAAYVAFPIRSDDFGTVRTANLWLGLAISLALLALGLGAVYWSKTLVSDREITEMRHTTRGTDATRAKAVEAFQLADKESGFSRRKLIRNSMIGALVAFPLPGIVLVRDLAPAADPNELLRHTMWAKGTRLTKDPTGLPIKASDVTIGSVFHVIPDGLLDKEHMLEEKAKAAVLLMRLQPEDLHPSEGKEGWSYDGIVAYSKICTHVGCPVALYEQQTHHLLCPCHQSTFDVSNNCDVIFGPAARPLPQLPIAIDDDGYLVAQSDFHEPVGPSFWERER, from the coding sequence ATGGCAGAGCACGACGACGAGGCAGTGACCTCGTCCTCGGCTGTCGAGAAGCACGACTCGACGGCGCCGGTCGGCACCGCGGTCGTGCCTGCAGAACCGTTCGAGAACCCGGGCGAGCCGCCGCACCGCGCACGTCGCACCGACGTCGACCCCAAGAAGCAGCGCCTGGCCGAGCGTCAGGTCGCCACGTTCTTCTACCTGTCGATCGTCGGCAGTGTGCTGTCGATCGCGGCCTACGTCGCGTTCCCCATCCGGTCCGACGACTTCGGCACCGTGCGCACCGCCAACCTGTGGCTCGGTCTCGCCATCTCGCTCGCGCTGCTGGCGCTGGGTCTCGGCGCGGTCTACTGGTCCAAGACCCTCGTCAGTGACCGAGAGATCACCGAGATGCGTCACACGACCCGTGGCACCGACGCGACCCGCGCGAAGGCCGTCGAGGCCTTCCAGCTCGCCGACAAGGAGTCGGGCTTCAGCCGTCGCAAGCTGATCCGCAACTCGATGATCGGTGCGCTCGTGGCGTTCCCGCTGCCGGGCATCGTCCTGGTGCGCGACCTCGCCCCTGCCGCCGACCCGAACGAGCTCCTCCGCCACACGATGTGGGCCAAGGGGACCCGGCTCACGAAGGACCCCACCGGCCTCCCGATCAAGGCGTCCGACGTCACGATCGGCTCCGTGTTCCACGTCATCCCCGACGGCCTCCTCGACAAGGAGCACATGCTCGAGGAGAAGGCGAAGGCCGCGGTCCTCCTCATGCGCCTCCAGCCAGAAGACCTCCACCCCTCCGAAGGCAAGGAAGGGTGGAGCTACGACGGCATCGTCGCGTACTCCAAGATCTGCACCCACGTCGGATGCCCGGTCGCGCTCTACGAGCAGCAGACGCACCACCTGCTGTGCCCCTGCCACCAGTCCACCTTCGACGTCTCGAACAACTGCGACGTCATCTTCGGCCCGGCGGCACGCCCCCTCCCCCAACTTCCGATCGCGATCGACGACGACGGCTACCTGGTTGCGCAGAGCGACTTCCACGAGCCAGTCGGACCGTCATTCTGGGAGCGTGAACGCTGA